A single region of the Hyphomicrobiales bacterium genome encodes:
- a CDS encoding conserved hypothetical protein (Evidence 4 : Unknown function but conserved in other organisms), whose translation MANLKLGPLPKLGIIRMTVPMPEPLKEELDLYAAEYGRQYGEVDSTTLIPHMLEAFLRSDRGWRSRKAKRAGKAESARIDKSNAASTDH comes from the coding sequence ATGGCCAATCTCAAACTCGGCCCGCTGCCCAAGCTCGGTATCATCCGAATGACCGTCCCGATGCCGGAACCTCTGAAGGAAGAACTCGACCTCTATGCAGCCGAATACGGCCGCCAATATGGTGAGGTCGATTCCACCACGCTGATCCCGCACATGCTGGAAGCCTTCCTGCGATCCGACCGCGGCTGGCGCAGCCGCAAGGCCAAGCGCGCCGGCAAGGCCGAATCCGCCCGCATCGACAAGTCGAATGCAGCCTCGACCGATCATTGA
- a CDS encoding Conjugation TrbI-like protein: MSESEGRKEDEMELAGAADDKAGSMRLRAEAPRVTRISRKVLMGAGMVAGIGIGSALIYALQGVDRSVQPEELISTDRRQTADGLQGLPGNYGDVPVLGPPLPGDLGGPVLRAREEGQPITATPMPVPAADPEEQRRLAELEAARTSEIFFQVRAGQNSGSPSIPAVPGMSGLTGAGTQDRHLAFLNAEVDRRTVAADRVMAPASPYILQAGAVIPAALITGIRSYLPGQITAQVTQNVYDSPTGALLLIPQGSRLIGEYDSGVTFGQRRVLLVWNRLILPNGRSIVLERQRGADASGYAGLEDGVDYHWWDLMKAAGLSTLLAVGAELATSDEDRLVRAIRDGAQDTVNQAGQQIVQRQLQVAPTLTIRPGFPVRVIVARDLVLEPYGAH; this comes from the coding sequence ATGAGCGAGTCCGAAGGCCGGAAGGAGGACGAGATGGAACTGGCCGGAGCGGCTGACGACAAGGCGGGCTCCATGCGCTTGCGCGCCGAAGCGCCGCGCGTGACGCGCATCTCGCGCAAGGTCTTGATGGGCGCGGGCATGGTGGCCGGCATCGGTATCGGCAGCGCGCTGATCTATGCGCTTCAGGGCGTCGATCGCAGCGTCCAGCCCGAAGAACTGATCTCCACCGACCGCCGCCAGACCGCCGACGGCTTACAGGGTCTGCCCGGCAATTATGGCGACGTGCCGGTCCTCGGCCCGCCGCTGCCCGGCGATCTCGGCGGGCCGGTGCTGCGCGCCCGCGAGGAAGGTCAGCCCATTACCGCGACCCCGATGCCGGTTCCCGCGGCCGATCCCGAGGAGCAGCGCCGCCTCGCCGAGCTGGAAGCGGCCCGCACCAGCGAAATCTTCTTCCAGGTCAGGGCCGGCCAGAACTCTGGTTCGCCCTCGATCCCGGCAGTTCCGGGCATGTCCGGCCTGACGGGCGCCGGAACGCAGGACAGGCACCTTGCCTTCCTCAATGCCGAGGTGGATCGGCGCACCGTTGCGGCGGATCGCGTCATGGCGCCTGCCTCGCCTTACATCCTTCAGGCCGGCGCGGTGATCCCTGCCGCGCTGATAACCGGCATCCGTTCGTATCTGCCGGGACAGATCACAGCCCAGGTGACGCAGAACGTCTATGACAGCCCGACCGGCGCGCTCCTGCTCATCCCGCAGGGAAGTCGCCTCATCGGCGAATACGATTCCGGCGTGACGTTCGGCCAGCGCCGCGTCCTCTTGGTGTGGAATCGTCTCATCCTGCCCAACGGCCGGTCCATCGTGCTGGAGCGCCAGCGCGGCGCTGATGCGTCGGGCTATGCGGGCCTGGAAGATGGAGTGGATTACCACTGGTGGGATCTGATGAAGGCGGCGGGCCTCTCGACGCTTCTTGCCGTCGGCGCGGAGCTGGCCACGAGCGATGAGGACCGCCTTGTGCGCGCCATCCGCGACGGGGCGCAGGACACGGTGAACCAGGCCGGCCAGCAGATCGTCCAGCGGCAGCTTCAGGTCGCGCCGACCCTGACGATCCGTCCCGGATTTCCCGTCAGGGTCATCGTAGCGCGCGATCTGGTCTTAGAACCCTATGGAGCGCACTGA
- a CDS encoding P-type conjugative transfer protein TrbG, whose amino-acid sequence MIRNPVKAAHPPFRKLVLPALLASTVLAGCATNRPPQFSYDSDVPALPVVRTAVTDAAPRPLHTPPGWTVARGGAAAGTPEARVGNANAAARVEPRREGYYNAIQIYPWSEGALFQVYAAVGQITTIALEPGESLTGAGPIAAGDTARWIIGDTESGSGTTRRVHVLVKPTRAGISTNLVITTDRRTYLVELRASEETWMPAIAWAYPAPPASQRVTAPAAPIIPLEAARNYRYGLTGDNPPWRPTTVFDDGRRVYVVFPRGIVQGEMPPLFVIGSGGEPEIVNSRIYQNVLIVDRLFGAAELRLGSGNRQQTVRIVRVQPGQTAAATSGQTTATGGAPS is encoded by the coding sequence ATGATCCGCAATCCTGTCAAAGCCGCACATCCGCCTTTCCGCAAACTCGTATTGCCGGCTTTGCTGGCCTCCACCGTGCTCGCCGGCTGCGCTACCAACCGGCCTCCGCAGTTCAGCTACGATTCCGACGTGCCCGCGCTTCCGGTCGTCAGGACGGCCGTGACCGATGCCGCGCCGCGGCCGCTGCATACGCCACCCGGTTGGACCGTCGCGCGCGGCGGCGCGGCAGCCGGCACACCGGAGGCCCGCGTCGGCAACGCCAATGCGGCAGCGCGCGTCGAGCCCCGCCGCGAAGGCTACTATAACGCCATCCAGATCTATCCCTGGTCGGAAGGCGCGCTGTTTCAAGTCTATGCCGCCGTGGGTCAGATCACGACCATCGCACTCGAACCCGGCGAGAGCCTGACCGGCGCCGGTCCGATCGCGGCGGGAGATACAGCCCGCTGGATCATCGGCGACACCGAAAGCGGCTCCGGCACGACGCGCCGCGTCCATGTGCTTGTCAAGCCCACCCGCGCCGGCATCTCCACCAATCTGGTCATCACCACGGATCGCCGCACCTACCTCGTGGAACTGCGCGCGAGCGAAGAAACGTGGATGCCGGCGATCGCCTGGGCTTATCCCGCGCCGCCTGCAAGCCAGCGCGTCACCGCGCCCGCCGCTCCTATCATCCCGCTCGAGGCCGCGCGCAACTACCGCTACGGTCTTACCGGCGACAATCCCCCCTGGCGCCCGACCACGGTGTTCGACGATGGGCGGCGTGTCTACGTCGTGTTCCCGCGCGGCATCGTCCAGGGCGAAATGCCGCCTCTGTTCGTCATCGGCTCGGGCGGCGAACCCGAGATCGTCAATAGCCGCATCTATCAGAACGTGCTCATCGTCGATCGCCTCTTCGGCGCGGCCGAGCTGCGGCTGGGCTCCGGCAACCGGCAACAGACGGTCAGGATCGTCCGCGTTCAGCCCGGCCAGACCGCCGCCGCGACCAGCGGACAAACCACGGCAACGGGAGGAGCGCCGTCATGA
- a CDS encoding Conjugative transfer protein TrbF, translating to MNIFKRPTTHYGKTPEPVTPYQKAAQVWDERIGSARVQARSWRYMAFGCLILSAGFASALVWQSARGTVVPWVVEIDRHGDARTVESAMADYRPTDPQIAWHLARFIEQVRGLPSDPIVLRQAWLRAYDFTTDRGAVALNEFARSNDPFTRVGRQQVSVEVSSVIRASPDSFRVAWTEQHYENGQLSRTERWTAILTIVLQQPRTAERLRANPLGIFVNAISWSRELSQ from the coding sequence ATGAATATCTTCAAACGTCCGACGACCCACTACGGCAAGACACCGGAACCCGTCACACCCTACCAAAAGGCCGCCCAGGTATGGGACGAGCGCATCGGCTCGGCCCGCGTCCAGGCCCGCTCCTGGCGCTACATGGCCTTCGGCTGCCTGATCCTTTCAGCCGGCTTCGCCTCGGCGCTGGTCTGGCAATCCGCTCGCGGAACCGTCGTTCCCTGGGTGGTCGAGATCGACCGCCACGGCGACGCGCGCACCGTCGAGTCGGCCATGGCCGACTATCGGCCGACAGACCCGCAGATCGCTTGGCACCTCGCCCGGTTCATCGAACAGGTGCGCGGTCTGCCTTCCGATCCCATCGTTCTGCGCCAGGCATGGCTTCGCGCCTACGACTTCACCACCGACAGGGGCGCGGTCGCGCTCAACGAGTTTGCACGGTCGAACGACCCCTTCACGCGCGTCGGCCGCCAGCAGGTCTCAGTCGAGGTCTCCAGCGTGATACGGGCGTCTCCCGATTCCTTCCGGGTCGCCTGGACGGAACAGCACTACGAGAACGGCCAGCTCTCCCGCACCGAACGCTGGACCGCGATCCTCACCATCGTCCTTCAGCAACCGCGCACGGCCGAGCGCCTGCGCGCCAATCCCCTTGGAATTTTTGTCAACGCGATCTCGTGGTCGCGGGAGTTGAGTCAATGA
- a CDS encoding Conjugative transfer protein TrbL produces MGGTGVIDSFLGIFTSYIDSGFGLLGGEVTFLASTLIVIDVTLAALFWAWGADDDIIARLVKKTIFVGAFAYLISNWNNLAKIIFDSFAGLGLLASGTGFSTADLLRPGRVAQTGLDAGRPLLESISDLMGWIAVFENLVQILCLFFAWALVILAFFILAIQLFVTLIEFKLTTLAGFVLIPFGLWGKSAFMAERVLGNVISSGIKVLVLAVIIGIGSTLFGQFTAGFGGATPTIDDAMAIVLAALSLLGLGIFGPGIATGLVSGGPQLSAGAAIGTGLAVGGAAIAAGGATMLAARGGGAALSGGAALTRGGASAAGAASSAYTLASMGESGASGVAAGLGGVARAGGAAAVSPLKRAVSRAADSLKSSHAEGIKGGFETTGGTSTMGTIGGGATPTPASSASTDGPPAWAQRMHGQALSHGARAAAHAVRSGDSHGGGASISLSESNPS; encoded by the coding sequence ATGGGCGGCACAGGCGTTATTGATAGCTTCCTCGGCATATTCACCAGCTATATCGACTCCGGCTTCGGCCTGCTCGGCGGCGAAGTCACCTTCCTGGCCTCCACCCTGATCGTGATCGACGTCACGCTGGCCGCGCTGTTCTGGGCGTGGGGCGCGGATGACGACATCATCGCGCGCCTGGTCAAGAAGACCATCTTCGTCGGGGCGTTTGCCTATCTGATTTCCAATTGGAACAACCTGGCGAAGATCATTTTCGACAGTTTCGCCGGCCTCGGCCTCTTGGCGTCGGGCACCGGATTCTCCACCGCCGATCTGTTGCGTCCCGGCCGCGTCGCCCAGACCGGCCTCGATGCCGGCCGGCCGCTGCTCGAATCCATCTCGGACCTGATGGGCTGGATCGCGGTCTTCGAGAACCTCGTGCAAATCCTCTGCCTGTTCTTCGCCTGGGCGCTTGTGATCCTCGCCTTCTTCATTCTGGCGATCCAGCTGTTTGTCACTTTGATTGAATTCAAGCTGACCACGCTTGCGGGGTTCGTGCTGATCCCATTCGGGCTCTGGGGCAAGTCGGCGTTCATGGCTGAGCGCGTGCTGGGCAATGTGATCTCGTCCGGCATCAAGGTGCTGGTCCTGGCGGTCATCATCGGCATCGGCTCGACCCTGTTCGGCCAGTTCACCGCAGGCTTCGGCGGAGCGACCCCGACGATCGACGATGCGATGGCCATCGTGCTTGCCGCGCTTTCCCTTCTCGGCCTCGGCATCTTCGGGCCTGGCATCGCCACCGGCCTTGTCTCCGGCGGCCCGCAGCTCAGCGCCGGCGCTGCCATCGGCACCGGCCTTGCCGTCGGCGGTGCTGCGATAGCGGCGGGCGGCGCGACCATGCTCGCCGCGCGAGGTGGCGGCGCCGCACTCTCCGGTGGGGCTGCGCTCACGCGCGGCGGCGCATCGGCCGCCGGCGCCGCCTCCTCAGCCTATACGCTCGCCTCCATGGGCGAAAGCGGCGCCTCGGGCGTCGCGGCTGGTCTTGGCGGCGTCGCCCGCGCCGGTGGAGCTGCCGCCGTCTCCCCTCTGAAACGCGCCGTGTCCCGCGCCGCCGACAGCCTCAAATCCAGCCATGCCGAAGGCATCAAGGGCGGCTTCGAGACGACCGGCGGCACCTCCACCATGGGAACGATCGGCGGCGGCGCCACGCCCACGCCGGCAAGCTCTGCTTCCACCGACGGCCCGCCGGCCTGGGCGCAGCGCATGCACGGCCAAGCTCTGAGTCACGGCGCCAGGGCCGCCGCCCATGCAGTCCGCTCGGGTGACAGCCATGGCGGCGGCGCATCCATCAGCCTCTCCGAAAGCAACCCCTCATGA
- a CDS encoding hypothetical protein (Evidence 5 : Unknown function): MHEVLEDRDPAHQVRDGFEQRPAGIEAGLGDAAGTQQIGGGESGARRQEAEAGETVENDLRQVVPIGNQIGKRPDEDGLLDQARDDVVIRAPRPEQRGQRDVDHDQGGGQEGDFAAEQAEAGVDIAGEYAEEAINNACAAHGSPPFAGCVRLRRWRTAKESIARFGPHAQAVGIIGSGFAQLLATALFKAKRVGRRLKRRSGRRWLDVFLAGHFDDRRRDGHGDEYNGRKPGQHLAIHDVPLFRPVSD; this comes from the coding sequence TTGCACGAGGTTCTCGAAGACCGCGATCCAGCCCATCAGGTCCGAGATGGATTCGAGCAGCGGCCGGCCGGCATCGAGGCCGGTCTGGGCGACGCGGCCGGGACGCAACAGATCGGCGGTGGAGAATCCGGTGCCCGACGCCAAGAGGCCGAGGCCGGCGAAACTGTCGAAAATGATCTTCGCCAGGTTGTTCCAATTGGAAATCAGATAGGCAAACGCCCCGACGAAGATGGTCTTCTTGACCAGGCGCGCGATGATGTCGTCATCCGCGCCCCACGCCCAGAACAGCGCGGCCAGCGTGACGTCGATCACGATCAGGGTGGAGGCCAGGAAGGTGACTTCGCCGCCGAGCAGGCCGAAGCCGGAGTCGATATAGCTGGTGAATATGCCGAGGAAGCTATCAATAACGCCTGTGCCGCCCATGGTTCACCGCCCTTCGCGGGCTGCGTGCGACTCCGGCGCTGGCGAACGGCCAAGGAATCGATCGCGCGTTTCGGACCACACGCGCAGGCAGTCGGCATCATTGGCAGCGGCTTCGCCCAGCTCCTGGCAACGGCGTTGTTCAAGGCGAAGCGGGTCGGTCGACGGCTGAAGCGTCGGAGTGGAAGGCGCTGGCTCGACGTCTTCCTCGCGGGTCATTTCGATGATCGCCGCCGTGATGGCCACGGCGACGAATATAACGGCCGCAAGCCGGGCCAGCATCTTGCCATCCATGACGTCCCCCTTTTCCGGCCCGTCAGCGATTGA
- a CDS encoding Conjugative transfer protein TrbJ has product MTRHRFPRLAGASLLALTLAAPLALSPVFTTPAHALFGFGRIVYDPTNHAENLLTAARTLEQINHQITSLQNEAQMLINQAKNLASLPFNALQTLQQNVQRTQQLLSQAQNMAFDVQSIDRMFQQDYGKLSLTATDNQLIADARGRWENTVGGLQDAMRVQAGVVGNIDSNRSQMSELVGQSQGASGALQATQAGNQLLALQSQQLSDLIAVISANGRADALSQAERVTAAEQGRIQRQRFLAPGSGYQPGNAQMFNR; this is encoded by the coding sequence ATGACCCGACATCGCTTTCCCCGTCTCGCCGGCGCTTCGCTGCTCGCGCTGACGCTTGCCGCGCCGCTGGCGCTTTCGCCGGTCTTCACAACTCCGGCCCATGCCTTGTTCGGCTTCGGCCGGATCGTCTACGACCCGACCAACCACGCGGAGAACTTGCTGACCGCCGCGCGCACGCTGGAGCAGATCAACCATCAGATCACATCGCTCCAGAACGAAGCGCAGATGCTCATCAATCAGGCGAAAAACCTGGCGAGCCTGCCCTTCAACGCGCTTCAGACACTTCAGCAGAACGTCCAGCGCACGCAGCAGCTTCTCTCCCAGGCGCAGAACATGGCCTTCGACGTGCAGTCGATCGACCGCATGTTCCAGCAGGACTACGGCAAGCTCTCCCTCACGGCGACCGACAATCAGTTGATCGCCGATGCCCGCGGTCGGTGGGAAAACACGGTCGGCGGCTTGCAGGACGCGATGCGCGTGCAGGCCGGCGTGGTCGGCAATATCGACTCCAACCGCTCCCAGATGTCGGAGCTGGTCGGCCAGAGCCAGGGCGCGAGCGGCGCCCTTCAGGCAACCCAGGCCGGCAACCAGCTTCTCGCACTGCAAAGCCAGCAGCTCTCCGACCTCATTGCCGTGATCTCGGCCAACGGAAGGGCGGATGCCCTATCGCAAGCCGAGCGCGTCACGGCGGCCGAACAGGGCCGCATCCAGCGCCAAAGGTTCCTCGCGCCGGGTTCGGGCTACCAGCCCGGCAATGCGCAGATGTTCAATCGCTGA
- a CDS encoding Conjugal transfer protein TrbE, with protein sequence MMNLAEYRRTATRLADFLPWVALVGEGVVLNKDGSFQRTARFRGPDLDSAVAAELVGVANRLNNAFRRLGSGWCIFVEAQRKEAATYPNDVFPDPASALVDAERKADFEEAGSHFVSDYYLTFLWLPPAEDAARAESWLYEGRETSGVNPWELVRGFVDRTDRVLALLDGFMPECRWLTDGETLTYLHSTVSTKRHRVRVPETPIYLDALLADEALTGGLEPRLGSAHLRVLTITGFPSVTTPGLLDDLNRLAFPYRWSTRAILMDKTDATRLLTKIRRQWFAKRKSIAAILKEVMTNEQSALVDTDAANKAADADLALQELGADIAGIAYVTATVTVWDEDARRADEKLRLVEKVVQSRDFSVMVETVNAVDAWLGSLPGHAYANVRQPPISTLNLAHTVPSSAVWAGPERDDHFGAPPLLYGRTEGSTPFRLSLHVGDVGHTLMVGPTGAGKSVLLALMALQFRRYAGSQIFAFDFGGSIRAAALAMGGDWHDLGGRLTESADGSVSLQPLARIEQTQDRAWAADWIVAILQREGVTITPEAKEHIWTALSSLASAPIEERTITGLSVLLQSNDLKLAIQPYCVGGPYGRLLDAEAENLGNASVVAFETEGLLDTGAAPAVLAYLFHRIADRLDGRPTMIVIDEGWLALGDPAFSKQLAEWLVTLRKKNASVVFATQSLAQLEKSTIAPAIIESCPTRLLLPNDRAVEPQITAIYRRFGLNDRQIEILARAIPKRDYYCQSRRGNRLFELGLSEVGLALCAASSKSDQALIADILAEHGRDGFLAAWLTARGVEWAADLIPNLTNIAAAAEPLAPDAALAAALDLTDALELDPEEIMP encoded by the coding sequence ATGATGAACCTCGCCGAATATCGCCGCACCGCCACGCGCCTCGCCGACTTCCTGCCCTGGGTGGCGCTGGTCGGCGAAGGCGTGGTGCTGAACAAGGATGGCAGCTTCCAGCGAACCGCCAGATTCCGCGGTCCGGACCTCGACTCCGCCGTCGCCGCCGAGCTGGTCGGCGTCGCCAACCGGCTGAACAACGCTTTCCGACGCCTCGGCTCCGGCTGGTGCATTTTCGTGGAGGCACAGCGCAAGGAAGCGGCGACCTATCCGAACGACGTCTTTCCCGATCCGGCGTCCGCTCTGGTCGACGCTGAGCGCAAGGCCGATTTCGAGGAAGCAGGCAGTCATTTCGTCTCGGACTACTACCTGACCTTCCTCTGGCTGCCGCCGGCCGAGGACGCGGCCCGCGCTGAAAGCTGGCTCTACGAGGGCCGCGAGACCTCTGGCGTCAATCCCTGGGAGCTGGTGCGCGGCTTTGTGGACCGCACCGACCGCGTGCTGGCCCTCTTGGACGGCTTCATGCCCGAGTGCCGCTGGCTCACCGACGGCGAAACGCTGACCTATCTCCATTCGACCGTCTCGACCAAACGGCATCGCGTCCGCGTGCCGGAGACGCCGATCTATCTCGACGCGCTGCTCGCCGATGAGGCGCTCACCGGCGGGCTCGAACCGCGCCTTGGCTCCGCGCATCTGCGCGTCCTCACCATCACCGGGTTCCCGAGCGTCACCACGCCCGGCCTGCTCGACGATCTCAACCGGCTGGCTTTCCCCTATCGCTGGTCCACCCGCGCGATCCTGATGGACAAGACGGACGCGACCAGGCTGCTCACGAAAATCCGCCGCCAGTGGTTCGCGAAGCGCAAGAGCATCGCCGCCATTCTGAAAGAGGTGATGACCAACGAGCAATCGGCGCTCGTCGACACCGACGCGGCCAACAAGGCCGCCGATGCGGATCTCGCGCTTCAGGAACTCGGCGCGGACATTGCCGGCATCGCCTATGTCACCGCAACCGTCACGGTCTGGGACGAGGACGCCCGCCGCGCCGACGAAAAGCTGCGGCTAGTCGAGAAGGTCGTCCAGTCCCGCGATTTCAGCGTCATGGTCGAGACGGTCAATGCCGTCGACGCCTGGCTCGGCTCGCTGCCGGGCCATGCCTACGCCAATGTGCGTCAGCCTCCGATCTCGACGCTCAACCTTGCCCACACGGTCCCTTCGTCCGCCGTGTGGGCGGGGCCGGAAAGGGACGATCACTTTGGCGCACCCCCGCTGCTCTATGGCAGGACCGAAGGATCGACCCCTTTCCGGCTCTCACTTCATGTCGGCGATGTTGGCCACACGCTCATGGTCGGCCCGACCGGCGCCGGCAAGAGCGTGCTGCTGGCGCTCATGGCCTTGCAATTCCGCCGCTACGCGGGATCGCAAATCTTCGCCTTCGATTTCGGGGGCTCCATCAGGGCCGCCGCCTTGGCCATGGGTGGCGATTGGCACGACCTCGGCGGCCGACTGACCGAGAGCGCCGACGGCTCGGTCTCCCTCCAGCCGCTCGCCCGCATCGAGCAGACGCAGGACCGCGCCTGGGCGGCGGACTGGATCGTGGCGATCCTCCAGCGCGAAGGCGTCACGATCACCCCTGAAGCCAAGGAACATATCTGGACCGCGCTGTCCTCGCTCGCCTCGGCCCCGATCGAGGAGCGCACCATCACCGGCCTGTCGGTGCTACTCCAGTCCAACGACCTCAAGCTCGCCATCCAGCCCTATTGCGTCGGCGGTCCCTATGGCCGGCTGCTCGACGCGGAGGCAGAAAACCTCGGCAACGCTTCAGTCGTGGCCTTCGAGACGGAAGGGCTACTCGACACCGGGGCCGCGCCCGCGGTCCTCGCCTATCTTTTCCACCGGATCGCCGACCGCCTCGATGGTCGCCCGACGATGATCGTCATCGACGAGGGCTGGCTGGCGCTCGGCGATCCGGCTTTTTCCAAGCAACTCGCCGAATGGCTGGTCACGCTCAGGAAGAAGAACGCATCCGTCGTCTTCGCCACGCAGTCGCTGGCCCAGCTCGAAAAGAGCACGATCGCGCCGGCGATCATCGAAAGCTGCCCGACCCGACTGCTCCTGCCCAACGACCGCGCCGTCGAGCCGCAGATCACCGCGATCTACCGGCGCTTCGGCCTCAACGACCGGCAGATCGAGATCCTCGCCCGCGCCATCCCGAAGCGGGACTACTACTGCCAGAGCCGGCGGGGAAACCGGCTGTTCGAGCTGGGCCTTTCCGAAGTCGGCCTGGCGCTCTGCGCGGCATCCTCCAAGTCCGACCAGGCATTGATCGCCGACATCCTCGCCGAGCATGGCCGCGACGGTTTCCTCGCCGCATGGCTCACGGCGCGCGGCGTCGAATGGGCGGCCGATCTCATTCCCAACCTCACCAATATCGCCGCCGCTGCGGAGCCCCTCGCGCCCGACGCGGCGCTCGCGGCGGCGCTCGACCTCACCGATGCCCTTGAACTCGACCCAGAGGAGATCATGCCATGA
- a CDS encoding Conjugal transfer protein, with product MAAALEQLDAVPGFTVPVHRALSEPILLGGAPRSVAILNGTLAGAIGLGLQLWLAGILIWAVGHLAAVWAAKRDPLFAEVVRRHLRVPGHLSV from the coding sequence ATGGCCGCCGCCCTCGAACAGCTTGACGCGGTGCCGGGATTCACTGTCCCGGTTCATCGCGCCCTGAGCGAACCCATCCTGCTCGGCGGTGCGCCGCGTTCGGTGGCAATCCTCAACGGGACATTGGCCGGGGCCATCGGTCTCGGCCTCCAGCTCTGGCTCGCCGGCATCCTGATCTGGGCCGTCGGTCATCTCGCAGCCGTCTGGGCAGCGAAGCGCGATCCCCTCTTCGCGGAGGTCGTGCGCCGGCATCTGCGCGTCCCCGGCCATCTATCGGTGTGA
- a CDS encoding Conjugal transfer protein TrbC: MIRRAFRFRRSIATATAFTWAALLTSPALASGSSMPWEAPLQKILESVEGPVAKIVAVIIIIVTGLTLAFGDTGGGFRKLIQIVFGISIAFAASSFFLSFFSFGGGVVI; this comes from the coding sequence ATGATCCGTCGCGCCTTCCGCTTCCGCCGTTCTATCGCAACCGCCACCGCCTTCACCTGGGCAGCGCTTCTGACTTCGCCGGCTCTCGCCTCAGGCTCCTCCATGCCTTGGGAAGCACCTTTGCAGAAAATCCTCGAATCCGTCGAAGGCCCGGTGGCCAAGATCGTCGCCGTCATCATCATCATCGTCACCGGGCTGACGCTGGCTTTCGGTGACACCGGCGGCGGTTTCCGCAAGTTGATCCAGATTGTTTTCGGGATCTCGATCGCGTTCGCCGCCAGCTCCTTCTTTTTGAGTTTCTTCAGCTTTGGCGGCGGGGTCGTGATCTGA
- the trbB gene encoding putative conjugal transfer protein TrbB (Evidence 3 : Putative function from multiple computational evidences): MAGHNRKQATYERGARMLRTALGPAISNLLLDKSIVEVMLNPDGRIWADRLSEGLSDTGEQLTPEDGERIVRLVAHHVGAEVHARSPRVSAELPETGERFEGLLPPVVAAPTFAIRKPAVAIFTLDDYAASGIMSDAQAAALRHAVAARANILVAGGTSTGKTTLTNALLSEVAKTQDRVVIIEDTRELQCAAPNLVALRTKDGVATLSDLVRSSLRLRPDRIPIGEVRGAEALDLLKAWGTGHPGGIGTIHAGSGIGALRRLEQLIQEAVVTVPRAMIAETIDLVAVLSGRGIARRLSELTRVEGLGPDGDYQLSPAFPDLIPTNHSGDTA; this comes from the coding sequence ATGGCAGGCCACAACCGGAAACAGGCAACCTACGAGCGCGGCGCGCGGATGCTCCGAACGGCGCTCGGGCCTGCCATCTCGAACCTCCTGCTCGACAAGTCCATCGTCGAGGTAATGCTGAACCCAGATGGGCGCATCTGGGCCGACCGTCTCTCCGAGGGCCTGTCCGACACCGGCGAGCAGCTGACCCCGGAAGACGGCGAGCGTATCGTCCGGCTGGTCGCCCATCACGTCGGCGCCGAGGTACATGCCCGCTCTCCGCGCGTCTCGGCCGAACTGCCCGAAACCGGCGAACGCTTCGAGGGCCTGCTTCCACCCGTCGTAGCCGCGCCGACCTTCGCCATCCGCAAGCCGGCGGTCGCGATTTTCACGCTCGACGATTACGCCGCCTCCGGGATCATGTCTGACGCGCAGGCCGCGGCTCTGCGCCACGCCGTCGCTGCGCGCGCCAACATTTTGGTGGCGGGCGGCACCTCGACGGGCAAAACCACCTTGACCAATGCGCTCTTGTCCGAGGTCGCCAAGACGCAGGATCGTGTCGTCATCATCGAAGACACACGCGAACTTCAATGTGCAGCGCCGAATCTCGTTGCCCTGCGCACTAAGGACGGGGTGGCGACACTCTCCGATCTGGTCCGGTCCTCGCTGCGTCTGCGCCCCGACCGCATCCCCATCGGCGAGGTCCGCGGCGCCGAGGCACTCGACCTCCTCAAAGCCTGGGGGACGGGCCATCCCGGCGGCATCGGCACGATTCATGCCGGCTCCGGCATCGGTGCGCTACGCCGCCTCGAACAGCTCATTCAGGAAGCCGTCGTCACCGTTCCTCGCGCGATGATCGCCGAGACGATCGACCTCGTTGCCGTCCTCTCCGGCCGAGGCATCGCCCGACGCCTCTCCGAGCTGACCCGCGTCGAGGGCCTCGGCCCGGACGGCGACTACCAGCTCTCGCCCGCTTTTCCAGACCTCATCCCGACAAACCACTCAGGAGACACCGCATGA